A window of the Arachis duranensis cultivar V14167 chromosome 5, aradu.V14167.gnm2.J7QH, whole genome shotgun sequence genome harbors these coding sequences:
- the LOC107487266 gene encoding protein CURVATURE THYLAKOID 1D, chloroplastic: MELFKLQAMPFSKLPSSLSSSSRSPLLLTPSLPLLPRSICMRNVLVRSTTSEETSSGSSSFFNEKRDGATYAEVVEPEDDKNNSFNGTDGKEKEFPVEDEQQGLSLDFLDKLDLKFDTDDTGSLVVYGGAAVVALWLTSAIVGAIDSIPLFPKVLEVIGLGYTVWFTSRYLLFKKNRDEFVAKLEELREQVLGSEDK; the protein is encoded by the exons ATGGAGCTCTTCAAACTTCAAGCTATGCCCTTTTCGAAGCTTCCGAGCTCCCTCTCGTCTTCTTCACGCTCTCCTCTTCTCCTTACCCCCTCTCTACCTCTCTTACCTC GTTCAATCTGCATGAGAAATGTGTTGGTAAGATCAACGACATCTGAAGAAACATCGAGTGGGTCGAGTTCCTTTTTCAATGAGAAACGTGACGGTGCCACTTACGCTGAGGTTGTCGAACCAGAAGATGATAAGAATAATTCGTTTAATGGAACCGATGGCAAAGAGAAAGAGTTTCCTGTGGAGGATGAACAGCAAGGCCTCTCTTTGGATTTTCTCGATAAGCTCGATCTTAAG TTTGACACAGATGATACTGGTTCCCTTGTCGTGTATGGTGGTGCTGCTGTAGTTGCCCTGTGGTTAACATCAGCCATTGTTGGTGCTATTGATTCTATTCCTTTG TTTCCCAAGGTTTTGGAAGTTATAGGTCTTGGTTACACAGTATGGTTCACTTCCCGTTATCTGCTTTTCAAG AAAAACAGGGATGAGTTTGTTGCTAAACTTGAGGAGCTCAGGGAACAAGTTCTTGGTTCAGAAGACAAGTGA
- the LOC107487265 gene encoding mitochondrial uncoupling protein 5, translating to MGVKGFVEGGIASIVAGCSTHPLDLIKVRMQLQGESNPTSVPSLRPALAFQTGSRSIHVSPPPQITQPPRVGLVTVGVKLVQQEGLAALFSGVSATVLRQTLYSTTRMGLYDLLKQKWSVPSPVPGGATTMPLSRKIEAGLIAGGVGAAVGNPADVAMVRMQADGRLPPAQRRNYKSVVDAITKMAKQEGVASLWRGSSLTVNRAMLVTASQLASYDQFKEAILEKGLMRDGLGTHVTASFAAGFVAAVASNPVDVIKTRVMNMRVEPGAEPPYTGALDCALKTVRAEGPMALYKGFIPTISRQGPFTVVLFVTLEQVRKLFKDF from the coding sequence atgGGTGTTAAGGGTTTTGTAGAAGGAGGCATAGCTTCAATCGTTGCAGGCTGTTCAACCCACCCACTCGACCTCATCAAGGTCCGCATGCAGCTCCAAGGCGAGTCCAATCCAACCTCCGTACCTTCCCTCCGACCCGCACTCGCCTTCCAAACCGGATCCCGATCCATCCACGTCTCACCACCTCCGCAAATCACCCAACCTCCTCGCGTCGGACTCGTAACCGTCGGCGTCAAGCTCGTCCAGCAAGAAGGCCTCGCCGCTCTCTTTTCTGGTGTCTCCGCCACCGTCCTCCGCCAGACACTCTACTCCACCACTCGTATGGGCCTCTATGACCTCCTCAAGCAGAAATGGTCCGTCCCTTCCCCTGTTCCCGGCGGCGCCACCACCATGCCTCTCTCACGCAAGATCGAGGCAGGGCTAATCGCCGGCGGCGTCGGAGCCGCCGTTGGTAACCCAGCTGACGTGGCCATGGTGAGGATGCAGGCTGACGGGAGACTCCCTCCAGCTCAGCGGCGCAACTACAAGTCCGTCGTGGACGCCATAACGAAAATGGCGAAGCAAGAAGGCGTTGCTTCCCTGTGGCGCGGTTCATCGCTTACCGTGAACCGCGCGATGCTTGTTACGGCGTCGCAGCTGGCGTCGTACGACCAGTTCAAGGAAGCGATtcttgaaaaaggtttgatgCGCGATGGTTTAGGGACTCACGTGACGGCGAGTTTTGCGGCGGGGTTCGTTGCAGCTGTTGCTTCGAACCCTGTTGACGTGATTAAGACTAGGGTAATGAACATGAGGGTGGAGCCAGGGGCTGAGCCGCCGTACACTGGGGCTCTTGATTGTGCGCTGAAGACGGTGCGTGCGGAGGGTCCCATGGCGCTGTACAAGGGTTTCATTCCTACGATATCGAGGCAGGGTCCTTTCACTGTTGTTCTGTTCGTTACGCTTGAACAGGTTCGCAAGCTCTTCAAGGATTTCTGA